One stretch of Daphnia pulicaria isolate SC F1-1A chromosome 6, SC_F0-13Bv2, whole genome shotgun sequence DNA includes these proteins:
- the LOC124343243 gene encoding homer protein homolog 2-like isoform X2, with amino-acid sequence MGEQPIFTCKAHVFHIDPKTKRSWIPASSSAINVSFFYDSTRSLYRIISVEGTKAVINSTITPNMTFTKTSQKFGQWSDVRANTVYGLGFPSEAELNKFIEKFQEVKEATKNISGTSPGKTSTSATNGSTPTPAAPTSMTNSTSASANASPVNSRSAMATVGLGSGATPTAFTNDDKEPMTVKQEYQTDGSTSPGSVSPALLKSALVTHQRSQSLSGLQPPADSPKHQQKIDKNSPGSSNNGAAVGGVAVAASLSGVGSSATLPSQGSHLPLGSVEAQLKYENDRLKLALAQSSANAKKWEVELATLKNNNARLTSALQESTANVEEWKRQLQAYKDENQRVKSKIVELEAGRGPPITGEGGNDLKREVATLRLKIDSLETELRAKDDEIRRLSNEMREMSMSVDRVKFFVVGLGTAIILSRPTARWLCVASERKFDANSMEIIIMI; translated from the exons GGAACAGCCAATTTTCACGTGCAAGGCTCACGTGTTCCACATCGACCCGAAGACGAAACGTTCGTGGATCCCGGCCTCGTCGTCCGCCATCAACGTCTCATTTTTCTACGACTCGACACGATCCCTGTACCGAATCATCAGCGTCGAAGGCACTAAA GCTGTGATCAATAGCACCATCACACCCAACATGACGTTTACGAAAACGTCACAGAAGTTTGGCCAGTGGTCGGACGTCCGGGCCAACACCGTCTACGGACTCGGGTTCCCTTCAGAAGCCGAACTCAACAAg TTCATCGAGAAATTCCAAGAAGTGAAGGAAGCGACGAAGAACATCAGCGGCACGTCGCCGGGCAAGACGTCTACCAGCGCTACCAACGGCTCGACGCCGACACCAGCGGCGCCGACTAGTATGACCAACTCGACCTCGGCCAGCGCCAATGCCTCGCCCGTCAACAGCCGCTCGGCCATGGCCACTGTGGGACTGGGCAGTGGAGCCACTCCTACCGCCTTTACTAACGACGATAAGGAGCCGATGACCGTCAAACAAGAAT ATCAGACGGATGGGAGTACATCGCCCGGCTCCGTATCGCCAGCTCTCCTCAAGTCGGCCCTAGTGACCCACCAGCGCTCGCAGAGCTTATCCGGCCTCCAG CCTCCAGCTGATAGCCCAAAACACCAGCAGAAGATCGATAAAAACTCTCCGGGGTCCAGCAACAACGGCGCCGCAGTCGGAGGAGTCGCAGTTGCAGCATCACTGAGCGGAGTGGGCAGTAGCGCGACCCTACCGTCCCAGGGATCCCACCTCCCTTTGGGATCGGTCGAAGCCCAGCTGAAATACGAAAACGACCGTCTCAAGCTCGCGCTAGCCCAAAG TTCGGCAAATGCCAAGAAATGGGAAGTGGAGCTGGCCACGCTGAAAAACAACAATGCCCGTCTAACCAGCGCTTTACAAGAGTCGACGGCCAACGTCGAAGAATGGAAACGACAACTGCAGGCCTACAAGGACGAAAATCAGCGCGTGAAATCCAAGATTGTCGAACTGGAGGCCGGACGAGGCCCGCCCATCACCGGCGAAGGTGGCAACGATTTGAAGCGAGAGGTGGCCACATTGCGATTGAAGATCGATTCTCTGGAGACGGAATTGCGGGCCAAGGACGACGAAATCCGCCGGCTGAGTAACGAGATGCGGGAGATGAGCATGTCCGTCGATCGAGTCAAG tttttcgttGTCGGCCTCGGGACCGCTATCATTCTCTCGAGACCTACCGCTAGGTGGCTCTGTGTGGCTTCCGAGCGGAAATTCGATGCCAACTCCATGGAAATTATTATaatgatttaa
- the LOC124343243 gene encoding homer protein homolog 2-like isoform X1: protein MGEQPIFTCKAHVFHIDPKTKRSWIPASSSAINVSFFYDSTRSLYRIISVEGTKAVINSTITPNMTFTKTSQKFGQWSDVRANTVYGLGFPSEAELNKFIEKFQEVKEATKNISGTSPGKTSTSATNGSTPTPAAPTSMTNSTSASANASPVNSRSAMATVGLGSGATPTAFTNDDKEPMTVKQEYQTDGSTSPGSVSPALLKSALVTHQRSQSLSGLQPPADSPKHQQKIDKNSPGSSNNGAAVGGVAVAASLSGVGSSATLPSQGSHLPLGSVEAQLKYENDRLKLALAQSSANAKKWEVELATLKNNNARLTSALQESTANVEEWKRQLQAYKDENQRVKSKIVELEAGRGPPITGEGGNDLKREVATLRLKIDSLETELRAKDDEIRRLSNEMREMSMSVDRVKILEEESSRLEANGESVRSQLDAMNAAHDTQRRILESLNAQLVVKVNDLTHIHREIQTALET, encoded by the exons GGAACAGCCAATTTTCACGTGCAAGGCTCACGTGTTCCACATCGACCCGAAGACGAAACGTTCGTGGATCCCGGCCTCGTCGTCCGCCATCAACGTCTCATTTTTCTACGACTCGACACGATCCCTGTACCGAATCATCAGCGTCGAAGGCACTAAA GCTGTGATCAATAGCACCATCACACCCAACATGACGTTTACGAAAACGTCACAGAAGTTTGGCCAGTGGTCGGACGTCCGGGCCAACACCGTCTACGGACTCGGGTTCCCTTCAGAAGCCGAACTCAACAAg TTCATCGAGAAATTCCAAGAAGTGAAGGAAGCGACGAAGAACATCAGCGGCACGTCGCCGGGCAAGACGTCTACCAGCGCTACCAACGGCTCGACGCCGACACCAGCGGCGCCGACTAGTATGACCAACTCGACCTCGGCCAGCGCCAATGCCTCGCCCGTCAACAGCCGCTCGGCCATGGCCACTGTGGGACTGGGCAGTGGAGCCACTCCTACCGCCTTTACTAACGACGATAAGGAGCCGATGACCGTCAAACAAGAAT ATCAGACGGATGGGAGTACATCGCCCGGCTCCGTATCGCCAGCTCTCCTCAAGTCGGCCCTAGTGACCCACCAGCGCTCGCAGAGCTTATCCGGCCTCCAG CCTCCAGCTGATAGCCCAAAACACCAGCAGAAGATCGATAAAAACTCTCCGGGGTCCAGCAACAACGGCGCCGCAGTCGGAGGAGTCGCAGTTGCAGCATCACTGAGCGGAGTGGGCAGTAGCGCGACCCTACCGTCCCAGGGATCCCACCTCCCTTTGGGATCGGTCGAAGCCCAGCTGAAATACGAAAACGACCGTCTCAAGCTCGCGCTAGCCCAAAG TTCGGCAAATGCCAAGAAATGGGAAGTGGAGCTGGCCACGCTGAAAAACAACAATGCCCGTCTAACCAGCGCTTTACAAGAGTCGACGGCCAACGTCGAAGAATGGAAACGACAACTGCAGGCCTACAAGGACGAAAATCAGCGCGTGAAATCCAAGATTGTCGAACTGGAGGCCGGACGAGGCCCGCCCATCACCGGCGAAGGTGGCAACGATTTGAAGCGAGAGGTGGCCACATTGCGATTGAAGATCGATTCTCTGGAGACGGAATTGCGGGCCAAGGACGACGAAATCCGCCGGCTGAGTAACGAGATGCGGGAGATGAGCATGTCCGTCGATCGAGTCAAG ATTCTCGAAGAGGAAAGCTCTCGGCTGGAAGCGAATGGCGAATCGGTGCGGAGCCAACTGGATGCCATGAACGCAGCGCACGACACCCAACGGCGCATCTTGGAATCACTCAACGCCCAGCTCGTCGTCAAAGTGAACGACTTGACACACATCCACCGCGAGATCCAAACGGCACTAGAAACCTGA